One Alicyclobacillus vulcanalis genomic region harbors:
- the leuD gene encoding 3-isopropylmalate dehydratase small subunit yields MEPIVKHEGLVVCMNRVNVDTDQIIPKQFLKRIERDGFGEFLFFDWRYLPDGSPNPEFELNRPEAQGATILLVDDNFGCGSSREHAVWALADYGFRVILAPSFADIFYNNCFKNGLLPIRIPRELYKQLSASHARGEWKRMTVDLEQQTAETDHGVRFSFEVDPHKRHMLLHGLDDIGITLQYESDIAAYEATRRPYQFIYA; encoded by the coding sequence ATGGAGCCCATCGTCAAGCACGAAGGTCTCGTCGTATGCATGAATCGCGTGAACGTGGACACGGATCAAATCATCCCGAAGCAGTTCCTGAAGCGAATCGAGCGCGACGGATTTGGCGAGTTTCTCTTCTTCGATTGGCGGTACCTTCCCGACGGTTCGCCCAATCCCGAGTTCGAGCTGAATCGGCCCGAGGCCCAGGGGGCGACCATCCTGCTCGTTGACGACAACTTCGGGTGTGGCTCGTCCCGCGAGCACGCCGTCTGGGCGCTCGCCGACTACGGGTTCCGCGTCATCCTGGCACCCTCGTTTGCCGACATCTTTTACAACAACTGTTTCAAGAACGGCCTGCTTCCCATTCGCATTCCGCGTGAACTCTACAAGCAGTTGTCGGCGTCCCACGCGCGCGGCGAGTGGAAGCGGATGACGGTGGATCTGGAGCAGCAAACGGCTGAGACGGATCACGGCGTGCGCTTCTCGTTCGAAGTCGATCCGCACAAGCGCCACATGCTCTTGCACGGGTTGGACGACATCGGCATCACGCTTCAATATGAATCCGACATCGCCGCCTACGAGGCGACGCGCAGGCCGTACCAGTTCATCTACGCGTGA
- the leuC gene encoding 3-isopropylmalate dehydratase large subunit, which produces MGKTLFEKVWDAHVVKELPDGQSLIYIDLHLVHEVTSPQAFAGLRFAGRKVRRPELTFATMDHNVPTVDPKNVRDAIARKQIETLEENCREFGVQLAGLDSPFQGIVHVIGPELGLTMPGKTIVCGDSHTSTHGAFGALAFGIGTSEVEHVLATQCLWQSRPKTMRIQLNGSLQPGVTAKDVILGLIARYGVNFGTGHVVEYAGTLIPELSMEERMTICNMSIEFGARAGMMAPDETTIAYVRGRRYAPKGADWDACVAAWRELKSDPDAVFDVDVVFDVTDLEPQVTWGTNPGQGVGIGGVVPDPKDAKSEAEALAIKQALEYMDLKPGTRISDISIQHVFIGSCTNARIEDLRLAASIVKGRRVADGVRAVVVPGSKQVKEQAEKEGLHEIFLEAGFEWREPGCSACLGMNPDIIPAGERCASTSNRNFEGRQGKGARTHLVSPAMAAAAAIAGHFVDVRELTSEGVTA; this is translated from the coding sequence ATGGGAAAGACGCTGTTCGAAAAGGTCTGGGACGCGCACGTGGTCAAGGAGCTGCCGGATGGGCAGTCGCTTATCTACATCGACCTTCACCTCGTGCATGAGGTGACATCGCCTCAGGCGTTCGCCGGGCTGCGTTTCGCAGGTCGCAAGGTTCGGCGGCCCGAGCTCACATTTGCAACCATGGACCACAACGTGCCGACGGTCGATCCCAAGAATGTGCGGGACGCCATCGCGCGCAAGCAGATCGAGACGCTGGAAGAAAACTGCCGCGAGTTTGGCGTGCAGTTGGCGGGGCTGGACAGCCCCTTTCAGGGGATCGTGCACGTGATTGGCCCAGAGCTTGGCCTGACGATGCCGGGGAAAACCATCGTCTGCGGCGACAGCCACACGTCCACGCACGGCGCATTCGGTGCGCTCGCCTTCGGCATCGGAACGAGCGAGGTGGAACATGTTCTCGCCACCCAGTGCCTCTGGCAGAGCCGCCCGAAGACGATGCGCATCCAGTTGAACGGTTCGCTCCAGCCGGGCGTGACGGCGAAGGATGTGATCCTTGGGCTCATCGCCCGCTACGGGGTGAACTTCGGGACGGGGCATGTGGTGGAGTACGCGGGAACCCTCATTCCAGAGCTCAGCATGGAAGAGCGCATGACCATCTGTAACATGTCCATCGAGTTCGGCGCGCGCGCCGGCATGATGGCCCCGGACGAGACGACGATTGCGTACGTGCGAGGGCGCCGCTATGCGCCGAAGGGCGCCGACTGGGACGCCTGCGTGGCCGCGTGGCGAGAGCTCAAGTCCGATCCCGACGCCGTCTTCGACGTGGACGTCGTCTTTGACGTCACAGACCTGGAACCGCAGGTCACGTGGGGCACGAATCCGGGACAGGGCGTCGGCATCGGCGGCGTCGTTCCGGATCCGAAGGACGCCAAGTCGGAGGCGGAGGCGCTCGCCATCAAGCAGGCGCTCGAATACATGGACCTGAAGCCTGGCACGAGGATCTCCGATATTTCGATTCAACACGTGTTCATCGGCTCGTGCACGAATGCCCGCATCGAAGACCTGCGCCTTGCCGCGAGTATCGTCAAGGGGCGGCGCGTGGCAGACGGCGTGCGCGCGGTTGTGGTGCCGGGATCGAAGCAGGTCAAAGAACAGGCGGAGAAGGAAGGTCTGCACGAAATCTTCTTGGAAGCGGGTTTCGAGTGGCGCGAACCGGGCTGCAGCGCCTGTCTCGGCATGAACCCGGACATCATTCCCGCGGGCGAGCGGTGCGCGTCGACGTCGAACCGCAATTTTGAGGGACGGCAGGGCAAAGGCGCTCGCACGCACCTGGTGAGCCCGGCCATGGCGGCGGCTGCGGCTATTGCGGGCCATTTTGTCGACGTGCGCGAGCTGACCTCGGAAGGAGTGACCGCCTGA
- a CDS encoding glutamate ligase domain-containing protein, with protein sequence MKSMAEQVTDTIRWIFSSYSRVPRERRQGFDRDVRHPEWTRRLLDALGKPDEQAYNVAVTGSKGKGSHAILTAAMLQQAGVRVGLFTSPHLIDFLERIRLQGLPIPEEDFVRIGQSVREIATQLPVPEDQYIGPVGLVAAIAAAWYRERQAEVVVYELGRGARHDDVNQVVHRGAIIAPIFGEHLDRLGPTWDDVVIAKMGILTGQTSWAAVSAQPPHSRKVMAPFLTAFRAGGGEVLEVGGEVEWSRNVSADGAIVRIQGPGFAVEARVDERLLPYADNLAASAAAAHCVLRDLGRPAQALEVDLRGLALIGRLQRVERRPDVVIDGAIHAESAAYVRRFVEAWRVAEHGRGQVHLVLSLPDDKDAEGVLKELGPLVHTIRFTETTNPSLHFARDLVAVAASLGYAASREADPHRAIQSALAEASPDDLVLLVGTQSFVGDALRHFRVPTGSIWISGGEGGMPC encoded by the coding sequence ATGAAGTCCATGGCGGAGCAAGTGACCGACACGATTCGGTGGATCTTTTCGTCCTATAGCCGCGTTCCGCGCGAACGTCGGCAGGGGTTTGATCGCGATGTGCGGCACCCGGAGTGGACGAGGCGCCTGCTCGACGCGCTCGGCAAGCCGGATGAGCAGGCCTATAACGTCGCGGTCACTGGGAGCAAGGGCAAGGGCTCGCACGCCATCCTGACCGCGGCGATGCTGCAGCAGGCGGGCGTGCGGGTCGGCCTGTTCACCAGTCCCCATTTGATCGATTTCCTCGAGCGAATTCGGCTTCAGGGATTGCCCATTCCAGAAGAAGACTTTGTGCGGATAGGTCAAAGCGTGCGCGAGATCGCGACGCAGCTGCCCGTTCCAGAAGACCAGTACATCGGCCCGGTGGGTCTGGTGGCGGCCATCGCGGCAGCCTGGTACCGCGAGCGCCAGGCCGAAGTGGTCGTGTACGAACTCGGCCGAGGCGCTCGGCACGACGACGTCAACCAGGTCGTGCACCGCGGGGCCATCATCGCGCCCATTTTTGGCGAGCACCTGGACAGGCTGGGGCCCACGTGGGACGACGTCGTGATCGCGAAAATGGGCATCCTGACGGGGCAGACCTCCTGGGCGGCTGTCAGCGCGCAGCCCCCGCATTCGCGCAAGGTGATGGCGCCCTTTCTGACGGCGTTTCGCGCGGGCGGTGGCGAGGTGCTTGAGGTCGGCGGCGAGGTGGAGTGGTCGCGAAACGTGTCGGCGGACGGCGCGATCGTCCGCATCCAAGGCCCGGGTTTCGCCGTCGAAGCGCGGGTCGACGAGCGGCTGCTGCCGTACGCCGACAATCTCGCCGCATCGGCCGCCGCGGCCCACTGCGTCTTGCGCGATCTCGGCCGCCCCGCCCAAGCACTCGAGGTCGACCTGCGGGGACTCGCGCTCATCGGGCGCTTGCAGCGCGTAGAGCGGCGGCCGGACGTCGTGATCGACGGGGCCATCCACGCCGAGAGCGCAGCGTATGTGCGCCGTTTCGTCGAGGCCTGGCGCGTTGCGGAGCATGGTCGCGGGCAGGTGCACCTGGTCCTGTCACTGCCCGATGACAAGGACGCGGAGGGCGTTCTCAAAGAACTGGGCCCGCTTGTGCACACGATTCGGTTCACCGAGACGACCAATCCAAGCCTCCACTTCGCGCGCGACCTGGTGGCCGTCGCCGCGAGCCTCGGCTATGCAGCGTCTCGCGAGGCCGATCCCCATCGCGCCATTCAGTCCGCGCTCGCGGAAGCGTCCCCGGACGATCTCGTCTTGCTCGTCGGCACGCAGTCGTTTGTCGGCGACGCGCTGCGCCACTTCCGCGTACCGACGGGTTCCATCTGGATTTCGGGCGGAGAGGGCGGGATGCCGTGCTGA
- a CDS encoding citrate synthase: protein MAAETTFKAGLEDVVSNTSEICFLDGKQGRLLYYGYDIHDLVDGGASFEEVVYLLWHGELPNQSQLKAFTDELAKERALDEPVLDLLKRLPKDANAMAVLRTAVSFLGLYDPDDGDESLEANYRKAARLVAKIPTVVTSFERIRQGLEPVQPDPSLSAAANFFYLLRGTKPSEFETKAFNTALILHADHELNASTFSARVTAGTLSDMYSAITSAIGTLKGPLHGGANEQVMRMLLEIGDPAKAIAWIDDALTQKKKIMGFGHRVYRTEDPRATHLRELSKQAGELKGETKWFEMSQAIEKHMLDVKGLHANVDFYSASLYYSLGIPTHLYTPIFACSRISGWTAHVLEQYKNNRLIRPRAEYVGPTNRTFVPLNER, encoded by the coding sequence ATGGCAGCGGAAACGACATTCAAAGCCGGGCTGGAAGACGTGGTATCCAACACGTCCGAAATCTGCTTTCTGGATGGGAAACAGGGTCGCCTTCTGTACTACGGATATGATATCCACGATCTCGTCGACGGCGGCGCCTCGTTTGAGGAAGTCGTGTACCTTCTGTGGCACGGCGAACTGCCGAATCAGTCTCAGCTGAAAGCGTTCACCGACGAGTTGGCCAAGGAGCGGGCCCTCGATGAGCCTGTGCTCGACCTGTTGAAACGCCTTCCGAAGGACGCCAACGCGATGGCTGTTCTCCGCACGGCGGTTTCCTTCCTCGGCCTCTACGATCCAGACGACGGCGATGAGAGCCTCGAGGCGAATTACCGCAAAGCGGCGCGGCTCGTCGCCAAGATTCCCACCGTTGTGACCTCCTTCGAACGCATTCGCCAGGGACTGGAACCCGTGCAGCCTGATCCGTCCCTCAGCGCGGCAGCCAACTTCTTCTATCTCCTCCGCGGAACGAAGCCTTCTGAGTTCGAGACCAAGGCGTTCAACACCGCCCTCATTCTTCATGCCGATCACGAATTGAACGCTTCGACGTTCTCGGCGCGCGTCACGGCGGGCACGCTGTCGGACATGTATTCCGCCATCACGTCCGCCATTGGCACGTTGAAAGGGCCCCTGCACGGCGGTGCCAACGAGCAGGTCATGCGGATGTTGCTCGAAATCGGCGATCCCGCCAAAGCCATCGCGTGGATCGACGACGCCTTGACGCAAAAGAAGAAAATCATGGGCTTCGGCCACCGCGTGTATCGCACGGAGGATCCCCGTGCGACGCATCTGCGCGAGCTCAGCAAGCAGGCCGGGGAGCTCAAGGGCGAGACCAAGTGGTTCGAAATGTCCCAGGCTATCGAGAAGCACATGCTCGACGTCAAGGGCCTGCATGCGAACGTCGACTTCTACTCGGCGTCTCTGTACTACTCGCTCGGCATCCCCACGCACTTGTACACGCCCATTTTCGCGTGCAGCCGAATTTCGGGCTGGACCGCGCACGTGCTCGAGCAGTACAAGAACAACCGCCTCATCCGCCCGCGGGCCGAGTATGTCGGGCCGACCAACCGCACGTTCGTCCCGCTCAACGAACGCTGA
- a CDS encoding efflux RND transporter periplasmic adaptor subunit, which translates to MANSLEKRRGRRVAVAIALIGLAVVAGVIAIVSWRSRHSLPVVQTTTVTLQRIQRVTLATGTVRPADRQIISLDNLPAPVERVLVHVGEHVQPGQPLVQLSTASAEASVQAAQAALADAESAYNRVLTQYNEAPTALKALFLPQLNAAEASVASARSQLAAAQANVAQLTLTSTLSGIVLIANPNGVDADGNQTPVVEVASPQKEVVMDLSEVDAAQIKVGMAATMQTDAYPNQTFTGTVTSIAPYAELSQSGAPVVEVTVQPRGAFPVPYGYQLTCRLLSRSPAPVPTVPYSSIVQNGTGYAVYVWRNGHVYLVPVKLGMTSDTAVQVVSGLSPGALVVTNPDNLVNGEAVRTS; encoded by the coding sequence TTGGCCAACTCGTTGGAAAAGCGGAGGGGCCGGCGCGTGGCGGTCGCCATCGCGCTCATAGGCTTGGCTGTGGTGGCCGGCGTGATCGCCATCGTCTCGTGGCGATCTCGGCATTCGCTTCCGGTGGTTCAGACGACCACCGTAACGCTACAGCGAATCCAGCGCGTCACGTTGGCGACAGGCACCGTTCGCCCGGCTGACCGCCAGATCATCAGCCTGGACAATCTGCCCGCGCCCGTCGAGCGCGTGTTGGTGCACGTGGGAGAGCACGTGCAGCCTGGTCAACCGCTCGTCCAGTTGAGCACAGCCTCTGCCGAGGCGAGTGTGCAGGCTGCCCAAGCTGCGCTCGCGGACGCGGAATCGGCGTACAATCGCGTGTTGACGCAGTACAATGAAGCTCCGACGGCGCTGAAAGCGCTGTTTCTCCCGCAGTTGAATGCGGCAGAGGCCTCCGTGGCATCGGCGAGGAGCCAGCTCGCGGCCGCACAGGCCAATGTGGCCCAATTGACGCTCACCTCCACCCTATCGGGTATCGTCCTCATCGCCAATCCCAACGGCGTGGATGCGGACGGGAACCAGACGCCTGTGGTGGAGGTGGCGAGTCCGCAGAAAGAGGTCGTCATGGACCTGTCCGAGGTCGATGCTGCGCAGATCAAAGTGGGCATGGCGGCCACCATGCAGACGGATGCGTATCCAAATCAGACGTTCACCGGCACCGTGACGTCCATCGCGCCGTATGCCGAACTTTCGCAAAGTGGGGCGCCCGTCGTCGAGGTGACGGTTCAGCCGCGCGGCGCTTTTCCTGTGCCCTACGGGTATCAACTCACGTGTCGCCTGTTGAGCCGTTCTCCAGCGCCGGTGCCCACTGTGCCGTACAGTTCTATTGTTCAAAATGGGACTGGGTATGCGGTTTACGTGTGGCGCAATGGACATGTGTATCTCGTTCCGGTCAAGCTCGGAATGACGAGCGACACCGCTGTGCAGGTGGTGTCAGGCCTTTCGCCGGGGGCTTTGGTCGTCACCAACCCAGACAATCTGGTGAACGGAGAGGCCGTGCGTACATCATGA
- a CDS encoding ABC transporter permease, whose translation MNIDEMLRIAFSSLAANKARAFLTMLGIWIGVAAILAIVAVGNGGKALVIGAISNGSQSNVIQIVPRELVAPGLPQPGQVLSIDSSDLSIAASFSGVESVSETFYGTAVVQSGDKSDNVTLFAGPADLDQLARFLVVRGRMFTSQDVLSHANVAVISESLANKLFGSGNPLGAVITLSGVPLEVIGVAQPEQASLYSLVMGSDNLYIPDTTCEDIFPNWTASEMDVVVKPGVPVQSLASRILLALNIHAGDPDAFADSSGLLASVAALVTKVTTILTAVIGAVAGIALVVGGVGVMNIMLVSVTERTQEIGIRVSLGARKRDIILQFLVESMVITSLGGVAGIATGFALSAALRAITGIPASVPWTMGAVAFGFSAAIGVICGLYPAVKAANLNPIEALRYE comes from the coding sequence ATGAACATCGATGAGATGCTCCGCATCGCGTTTTCCTCGCTCGCGGCCAACAAGGCGCGGGCCTTTCTCACCATGCTCGGCATCTGGATAGGCGTGGCGGCCATTCTCGCCATTGTAGCCGTGGGCAACGGCGGGAAGGCGCTCGTCATCGGCGCCATTTCCAATGGGAGTCAATCCAACGTCATTCAGATCGTCCCGCGCGAGCTCGTGGCGCCAGGCTTGCCTCAGCCCGGGCAGGTCCTTTCGATCGATTCGTCCGACCTTTCCATTGCCGCGTCGTTTTCCGGTGTCGAAAGCGTCAGCGAGACCTTTTACGGGACGGCCGTCGTGCAGAGCGGGGACAAGTCCGACAACGTGACGCTGTTTGCAGGCCCCGCCGATTTGGATCAGCTGGCCCGGTTTCTCGTCGTCCGGGGCCGCATGTTTACCTCCCAGGACGTGCTGTCCCATGCCAATGTCGCAGTCATCAGCGAGTCGCTCGCGAATAAGCTGTTTGGGAGCGGGAATCCGCTGGGCGCTGTGATCACGTTGTCCGGCGTGCCGCTCGAAGTGATTGGGGTTGCTCAACCGGAGCAAGCGAGCCTGTATTCGCTGGTCATGGGAAGTGACAACTTGTACATACCCGACACCACGTGTGAAGATATCTTTCCAAACTGGACCGCTTCCGAGATGGATGTGGTGGTGAAACCCGGCGTACCGGTCCAGAGCCTGGCGTCCAGAATCCTCCTCGCGTTGAACATTCATGCGGGCGATCCCGACGCGTTTGCGGACTCGTCAGGGCTGTTGGCGAGTGTTGCGGCGCTCGTGACGAAGGTCACCACCATTTTGACGGCCGTGATCGGCGCCGTCGCAGGCATTGCGCTCGTCGTGGGCGGCGTCGGTGTGATGAACATCATGCTGGTGTCGGTGACGGAACGCACGCAGGAAATTGGCATTCGCGTTTCCCTGGGTGCGAGAAAACGTGACATCATCCTGCAGTTCCTTGTCGAATCGATGGTCATCACGTCGCTTGGTGGCGTGGCCGGCATTGCGACGGGGTTCGCGCTGAGCGCGGCGCTGCGCGCGATTACGGGCATTCCTGCCTCTGTCCCATGGACGATGGGCGCCGTCGCATTCGGTTTTTCGGCCGCCATCGGCGTCATTTGCGGCCTGTATCCGGCGGTCAAAGCCGCGAATTTGAATCCCATCGAAGCGCTTCGATACGAATGA
- a CDS encoding manganese efflux pump MntP: protein MLTQLLLIGLGIGLDNGLAAIGLGASGLSRRLQWRVAIIFAVFEAWMPVLGIWAGREVASVLGRSAHVVGIAILALLGLYSLFKRRDDDDEIEAVERARGLQIVLLAIALSIDNLTVGFSLGILRAPLALAGAVFGSVSFLLTVAGLEAGRFLAARLEHLPAERLTGLVLLAVAGWMAAMA from the coding sequence GTGCTGACCCAGCTGTTGCTCATTGGCCTCGGCATCGGCCTGGATAACGGCTTGGCGGCGATTGGCCTCGGTGCATCGGGGCTCAGCCGCCGCTTGCAGTGGCGCGTCGCGATCATCTTCGCCGTGTTCGAAGCGTGGATGCCCGTGCTTGGCATCTGGGCGGGCCGTGAGGTGGCGAGTGTCCTCGGCCGGAGCGCACACGTCGTCGGGATCGCGATTTTGGCGTTGCTCGGCCTCTACAGCCTGTTCAAGCGGCGCGACGACGATGACGAGATCGAGGCGGTTGAACGCGCCCGCGGGCTGCAAATTGTCCTTTTGGCCATCGCCCTTTCCATCGACAACCTCACGGTCGGGTTCAGCCTCGGCATCCTGCGCGCTCCGCTCGCGCTCGCGGGCGCCGTGTTCGGGAGCGTGAGCTTTCTTCTCACTGTCGCCGGACTGGAGGCCGGGCGGTTTCTGGCCGCGCGCCTGGAGCACTTGCCGGCCGAGCGGCTGACCGGGCTCGTGCTGCTCGCCGTCGCCGGCTGGATGGCCGCCATGGCATGA
- a CDS encoding ABC transporter ATP-binding protein, protein MIRLVGVTKSYTVGDQVVRVLKGIDLEVHKGEFVALMGPSGSGKSTLMHILGLLDQPDAGTYELNGQSVSVLTARELARLRNESIGFVFQNFHLIPRMSALRNVELPMVYRGVPRAKRRARAMELLERVGMKDRMHHLPNALSGGQRQRVAIARALANDPPLLLADEPTGALDQQTGAEILGILQDLNAAGRTIVVITHDPHVARAGQRILYMVDGEIVREEARDEHR, encoded by the coding sequence ATGATTCGCCTCGTAGGCGTGACCAAGTCGTATACCGTCGGGGACCAGGTCGTCCGCGTCCTGAAAGGCATTGACCTCGAAGTACACAAGGGCGAATTCGTGGCTCTGATGGGGCCGTCGGGGAGCGGGAAGTCGACGCTCATGCACATCCTGGGACTTTTGGATCAACCGGACGCAGGGACCTACGAGTTGAACGGGCAGTCCGTGAGCGTTCTAACGGCCCGTGAACTCGCCCGACTGCGCAATGAAAGCATTGGGTTCGTGTTTCAAAATTTTCACCTGATCCCGCGAATGTCGGCCCTGCGCAACGTCGAGCTTCCCATGGTGTATCGCGGCGTGCCCCGTGCGAAGCGGAGAGCCCGCGCCATGGAACTGCTCGAGCGAGTCGGCATGAAAGACCGCATGCACCATCTCCCCAACGCGCTGTCCGGTGGCCAACGTCAGCGCGTCGCCATCGCGCGCGCGCTCGCGAATGACCCTCCGCTCCTTCTCGCCGATGAGCCGACCGGCGCCCTGGATCAGCAGACAGGCGCCGAAATTCTCGGCATCCTGCAGGACCTGAATGCGGCGGGGCGTACCATCGTGGTCATCACGCACGATCCGCACGTCGCGCGAGCCGGCCAGCGGATCCTGTACATGGTGGACGGCGAGATCGTCCGAGAGGAGGCGCGCGATGAACATCGATGA
- a CDS encoding CBS domain-containing protein — protein MKVQQIMTTDVACCAATDSIQKAAQAMKRENCGSVPVCENRRVVGIVTDRDIVLKAVAQGKCDARVEECMTKAVVTGRPDMDAHEAADLMAQHQIRRLPIVDERGDLCGILSIGDLATVDIHVNEAGAALSKISAPTEAQNNILH, from the coding sequence ATGAAGGTGCAGCAGATCATGACGACGGACGTCGCGTGTTGTGCCGCCACGGACTCCATCCAGAAGGCGGCCCAAGCGATGAAGCGGGAAAATTGCGGTTCCGTTCCTGTGTGCGAAAACCGGCGCGTGGTCGGGATCGTGACGGATCGCGACATCGTGCTCAAGGCCGTCGCGCAGGGCAAATGCGATGCCCGCGTCGAGGAGTGCATGACCAAAGCGGTGGTCACGGGCCGTCCAGACATGGACGCGCACGAAGCTGCGGACCTCATGGCGCAGCACCAAATCCGGCGCCTGCCCATCGTCGATGAGCGCGGCGACCTGTGCGGCATCCTTTCGATTGGCGATCTCGCCACGGTCGATATCCACGTCAACGAGGCGGGCGCTGCGTTGAGCAAAATCTCGGCGCCGACGGAGGCCCAAAACAACATTCTCCACTGA
- the leuB gene encoding 3-isopropylmalate dehydrogenase — protein sequence MTKKIAILPGDGIGREVTAEAVKLIHVVAEAHGERWSLEEGLIGGSAYDATGNPLPEETVRLCRAADAVLLGAVGGPKWDQLPGDRRPEAGLLGIRKALEVFANLRPIQTWPGLLAASPLKRELVEGVDFIIVRELTGGLYFGEPKARLNGGEAVVDTLHYTRDEIRRVVRVAFDLAKSRRGRLTSVDKANVLESSRVWREVVEEVAADYPGVTVEHLLVDNAAMQIVTRPKTFDVIVTENMFGDILSDEAAVITGSIGMLPSASLGEKGPGLYEPVHGSAPDIAGQGLANPLATFLSVALMMRHSLQLPHAADAIEQAVYGVIERGVRTRDLARAGEAFVKTAEVSAMVCEDVQRRLG from the coding sequence ATGACGAAAAAGATCGCAATCTTGCCGGGTGACGGAATTGGCCGGGAGGTGACGGCGGAAGCGGTCAAGTTGATTCACGTCGTCGCCGAGGCGCACGGCGAGCGTTGGAGCCTGGAGGAAGGCTTGATTGGTGGCTCGGCGTATGACGCGACGGGGAACCCGCTGCCGGAGGAAACGGTTCGGCTGTGCCGCGCTGCGGACGCTGTGCTCCTCGGCGCCGTGGGCGGGCCCAAGTGGGACCAGCTGCCGGGCGACAGGCGTCCGGAGGCCGGGTTGCTCGGCATTCGCAAAGCGCTCGAGGTGTTCGCGAACCTGCGCCCCATTCAGACGTGGCCGGGGCTTCTCGCGGCCTCCCCGCTCAAAAGAGAGCTGGTCGAGGGCGTGGACTTCATCATCGTCCGCGAATTGACGGGCGGCCTGTACTTCGGCGAACCCAAGGCGCGACTGAACGGCGGTGAAGCGGTGGTCGACACGCTGCACTACACGCGGGACGAGATTCGGCGCGTGGTGCGGGTTGCGTTCGATTTGGCGAAAAGCCGCAGGGGCCGACTCACCTCGGTCGACAAGGCCAACGTGCTCGAGTCGAGCCGCGTGTGGCGCGAGGTCGTGGAAGAGGTGGCGGCGGACTATCCCGGTGTCACCGTGGAGCACCTGCTCGTGGACAACGCTGCGATGCAGATCGTCACGCGTCCGAAGACGTTCGATGTGATCGTGACGGAGAACATGTTTGGCGACATCCTGAGCGACGAGGCGGCGGTGATCACGGGGTCCATCGGGATGCTGCCGTCGGCGAGCCTCGGCGAAAAGGGGCCCGGGCTGTATGAGCCCGTGCACGGATCGGCGCCAGACATCGCCGGGCAGGGCTTGGCGAATCCGCTTGCCACCTTTCTGTCGGTGGCGCTGATGATGCGCCACTCGCTCCAGCTTCCTCACGCGGCGGACGCGATAGAACAGGCGGTGTACGGGGTCATTGAACGCGGCGTCCGCACGCGCGATCTCGCCCGCGCCGGGGAGGCGTTTGTCAAGACGGCGGAAGTCAGCGCCATGGTCTGCGAAGACGTGCAAAGGAGGCTCGGCTAA
- a CDS encoding alpha/beta-type small acid-soluble spore protein, which translates to MARSNRVLLAQASQALQDMKYEIAGELGITPPADGYWGFVSSYENGSIGGSITKKLVQYAQERLAQGETQVP; encoded by the coding sequence ATGGCCAGGAGCAATCGCGTGTTGCTCGCGCAAGCGTCGCAGGCGCTTCAGGACATGAAGTACGAGATCGCCGGTGAGCTCGGGATCACGCCCCCTGCCGACGGGTACTGGGGATTCGTATCCTCGTATGAGAACGGTTCCATCGGTGGAAGTATTACCAAAAAGCTCGTCCAGTATGCACAAGAGCGGTTGGCGCAAGGCGAGACGCAGGTGCCCTGA